One Microplitis mediator isolate UGA2020A chromosome 3, iyMicMedi2.1, whole genome shotgun sequence DNA segment encodes these proteins:
- the LOC130666101 gene encoding uncharacterized protein LOC130666101 isoform X4 translates to MDEFFDQERFNSHILPTLHKSIDTLAIKLKIVAQRLKKGKRKRKNNSEKIDSSGTNEFKKIIPKNITAENTFDTNFDGIINSENNNFFLEIDKKDNDSAGAPSNFNVADTYARDTVTDENSNDTSLLMANTITYKQLIIGTLRLISYIYRSPNVAYEDSETIMKNEKEFRKKCVQS, encoded by the exons ATGGATGAATTTTTCGATCAAGAGCGTTTCAATTCACACATATTACCAACTCTTCATAAATCGATAGATACACTAGCgataaaacttaaaattgtcGCTCAGCGattgaaaaaaggaaaaagaaaacgaaaaaataattccgaAAAAATAGATAGTTCTGGCACGAATGagtttaagaaaattattccGAAAAATATAACTGCAGAGAATACATTTGACACTAATTTTGATGGTATCATCAactctgaaaataataatttttttcttgaaattgACAAGAAAGACAATGACAGTGCTGGAGCTCCATCGAATTTCAATGTTGCGGATACGTATGCTAGAGATACTGTCACAGATGAAAACAGTAATGATACTTCACTTCTTATGGCCAATACGATCACCTACAAGCAACTAATTATTGGCACATTAAGACTTATCAGTTACATTTATCGATCACCAAATGTGGCTTATGAAGATTCCGAAACCATCATGAAAAATG AAAAAGAGTTTCGAAAGAAATGCGTTCAGTCATGA
- the LOC130666101 gene encoding uncharacterized protein LOC130666101 isoform X2, producing the protein MRSVMSHSTVAMNFLFKLIFEISPCALVSVLFMYIQNDEYAKSCCSILRDYLIPYITKFSRLRHEQLVYEMRLRQMITDKDYMQLFDILKIDIERVIYRKYPLPFNLNNNLKSLHILKYHMYKRNTKNIYYYESEDAVQLMSKKGDSASLIVFVRGMCVFIFDVLELNGENLEEKSWAERLALYKPFLKERCENIITVKEIHESELDSLIKRPTFIYVKTCGFGLGTFFETFHKYERKGRRTSIITELPRYNSSFKLQNSSIKPMPSSMSQIKKNKFAIIDQL; encoded by the coding sequence ATGCGTTCAGTCATGAGTCATTCTACAGTAGCCATGAATTTcttatttaaacttattttcGAGATTTCTCCATGTGCATTAGTTTCTGTACTATTCATGTATATACAAAACGATGAGTATGCAAAATCATGTTGTTCGATATTACGAGACTATTTGATACCTTACATAACTAAATTTAGTCGTTTGCGACATGAACAATTAGTTTATGAAATGCGATTACGACAAATGATCACTGATAAAGATTATATGCAACTTTTTGACATTCTTAAAATTGATATCGAACGGGTAATTTACAGAAAGTATCCACTACCATTCaacttgaataataatttaaaatcgttgCATATTCTTAAGTATCATATGTATAAAAGAAACACAAAGAATATCTATTATTACGAATCTGAAGACGCTGTTCAACTAATGTCGAAGAAGGGAGATAGTGCTTCACTGATAGTTTTTGTAAGAGGAATGTGCGTATTTATATTTGATGTTTTGGAACTAAATGGAGAGAATTTAGAAGAAAAAAGTTGGGCTGAACGCTTGGCACTATATAAGCCCTTTCTGAAAGAGAgatgtgaaaatattattaccgTAAAAGAAATTCATGAATCAGAATTGGATTCTTTAATCAAACGACCCACGTTTATTTACGTTAAAACTTGTGGATTTGGACTAGGAAcattttttgaaacttttcatAAATATGAACGGAAAGGGCGACGAACGTCCATCATTACTGAACTACCGCGTTATAACTCATCTTTTAAGCTTCAAAATTCATCAATCAAACCAATGCCTTCATCAAtgtcacaaataaaaaaaaataagttcgcTATTATcgatcaattataa
- the LOC130666101 gene encoding uncharacterized protein LOC130666101 isoform X1, with protein sequence MDEFFDQERFNSHILPTLHKSIDTLAIKLKIVAQRLKKGKRKRKNNSEKIDSSGTNEFKKIIPKNITAENTFDTNFDGIINSENNNFFLEIDKKDNDSAGAPSNFNVADTYARDTVTDENSNDTSLLMANTITYKQLIIGTLRLISYIYRSPNVAYEDSETIMKNGNIDYLLLNKISVPLINQLFNLYHAFGNKFFFINRRKRVSKEMRSVMSHSTVAMNFLFKLIFEISPCALVSVLFMYIQNDEYAKSCCSILRDYLIPYITKFSRLRHEQLVYEMRLRQMITDKDYMQLFDILKIDIERVIYRKYPLPFNLNNNLKSLHILKYHMYKRNTKNIYYYESEDAVQLMSKKGDSASLIVFVRGMCVFIFDVLELNGENLEEKSWAERLALYKPFLKERCENIITVKEIHESELDSLIKRPTFIYVKTCGFGLGTFFETFHKYERKGRRTSIITELPRYNSSFKLQNSSIKPMPSSMSQIKKNKFAIIDQL encoded by the coding sequence ATGGATGAATTTTTCGATCAAGAGCGTTTCAATTCACACATATTACCAACTCTTCATAAATCGATAGATACACTAGCgataaaacttaaaattgtcGCTCAGCGattgaaaaaaggaaaaagaaaacgaaaaaataattccgaAAAAATAGATAGTTCTGGCACGAATGagtttaagaaaattattccGAAAAATATAACTGCAGAGAATACATTTGACACTAATTTTGATGGTATCATCAactctgaaaataataatttttttcttgaaattgACAAGAAAGACAATGACAGTGCTGGAGCTCCATCGAATTTCAATGTTGCGGATACGTATGCTAGAGATACTGTCACAGATGAAAACAGTAATGATACTTCACTTCTTATGGCCAATACGATCACCTACAAGCAACTAATTATTGGCACATTAAGACTTATCAGTTACATTTATCGATCACCAAATGTGGCTTATGAAGATTCCGAAACCATCATGAAAAATGGTAATATTGATTACTTATTGCTGAATAAAATATCGGTTCCTTTGATTAATCAGTTGTTTAATTTATACCATGCAtttggtaataaattttttttcataaatcgtAGAAAAAGAGTTTCGAAAGAAATGCGTTCAGTCATGAGTCATTCTACAGTAGCCATGAATTTcttatttaaacttattttcGAGATTTCTCCATGTGCATTAGTTTCTGTACTATTCATGTATATACAAAACGATGAGTATGCAAAATCATGTTGTTCGATATTACGAGACTATTTGATACCTTACATAACTAAATTTAGTCGTTTGCGACATGAACAATTAGTTTATGAAATGCGATTACGACAAATGATCACTGATAAAGATTATATGCAACTTTTTGACATTCTTAAAATTGATATCGAACGGGTAATTTACAGAAAGTATCCACTACCATTCaacttgaataataatttaaaatcgttgCATATTCTTAAGTATCATATGTATAAAAGAAACACAAAGAATATCTATTATTACGAATCTGAAGACGCTGTTCAACTAATGTCGAAGAAGGGAGATAGTGCTTCACTGATAGTTTTTGTAAGAGGAATGTGCGTATTTATATTTGATGTTTTGGAACTAAATGGAGAGAATTTAGAAGAAAAAAGTTGGGCTGAACGCTTGGCACTATATAAGCCCTTTCTGAAAGAGAgatgtgaaaatattattaccgTAAAAGAAATTCATGAATCAGAATTGGATTCTTTAATCAAACGACCCACGTTTATTTACGTTAAAACTTGTGGATTTGGACTAGGAAcattttttgaaacttttcatAAATATGAACGGAAAGGGCGACGAACGTCCATCATTACTGAACTACCGCGTTATAACTCATCTTTTAAGCTTCAAAATTCATCAATCAAACCAATGCCTTCATCAAtgtcacaaataaaaaaaaataagttcgcTATTATcgatcaattataa